CGCGCACTCGGCAAGCTTAATACTGAACTTCGGCGCACGCGTGACCTGGCGGCGCATCGCGAACACGAGCGCGACCTGGCGCAGCAGGAATTGATGCGCAAGCTCGAGGAAGAGCGCGAGCTCGCAAAGGAGAAGATGCAGTTCGAGGCCCAGTTAAGCGAGTACGAGAAATTCGCTTCGCTGGCGCAGCTTGCGTTAGGAGCCGCTCACGAGATCAACAATCCGCTGCTCGGCATACTGTCGCACCTCGAACTGGAGCTGAATGAAGCCATCGACGGCGAGCAGCGGGCCGAGATCGAGCAGTGCATCGAGGGTGCGAAGCGCATCTCATTCGCCGTGCGTGGACTGTTGAACTATGCGCGTCCGGGACCGTTACTCATCAGCAAAATCAACCTGGACCGGCTTGTGGCAGAAACGCTGAACTTTGTCGCTCATCAGCCGATGTTCCGGGGCATAGCCATGCTGAAGAACATTCCCCAGGATCTGCCGGCGATCAGTGCTGACGCGAACCAGATATCACAGGTCATCATGAACCTGCTGTTGAATGCCGCGCAGGCCACGACCGGAGGCGGCAAGATCAGCATCACGGCCGAGAAGGTGAAGTTTGACGATGCTGTAGAGATAGTTGTCGCCGATACCGGTTGTGGGATTCCGGCCGACATTCTCCCGCACGTATTCGAGCCCTTCTTTACGACCAAGCGCGGGAAGGGAACCGGACTCGGATTGAGCATCAGCCAGGCATACATTCGTAGCCACGGCGGCGACATCCGTGTGGACAGCATTCCGGGTCGTGGCACAACAGTTCGCATGCGCCTGCCCATTCGGCAGGAAGGCCGGCCAATGCCGGAGAGCGAAGAGGTCGTTGCGTAATGCCCTACTCCATCCTTGTCCTCGACGATGAATCGCTGACGTTGCGCACGATCGGGCGGGCGTTGAAGGCCGAAGGCTACGAAGTGTTTGTTGCGATGTCCGGGGAAGAAGGCCTGAAGATATTCGCCGATGAGCGTCCCGACCTTGCGCTGGTGGATGTGGTGCTGCCCGGCATCAACGGCATTGAAGTGCTGCGGCAGATCAAGAAACTCAACCCGGCCACGATTGTGCTCATGATGAGCGCCTACCACATGGTGGATCGCGCGGTCGAGGCAATGAAACTGGGTGCGTACGACTACCTTATTAAGCCCTTCCACATCGTCGATATGACGAACACGATCGAGCGCGCGACAGAGATGCTGGCCTTGCGCGTGCGCGTCAGCGACACGGTGGAAACACAAAAAGGCCGCTACGATTTCGGCCGGGTAGCAACGCGAAGTCCTGTGATGCGCGAGATGTTGCAGATGGCACGAAAGGCGGCGGAGTCGGACAAAACAACGATTCTGATTCAGGGCGATAGCGGCACTGGCAAGGAGGTGCTGGCGAAGGCAATCCATTATCACAGCCCGCGCGCGCACGATCCCCTGCTGGAACTCAACTGCGCCGCACTGCCCGACGCGCTGATGGAGAGCGAACTTTTTGGCTATGAGCCGGGTGCGTTCACTGACGCTCGGAGACGCAAGGAAGGCCTGCTGGAGAAGGCGGACCATGGAACCCTGTTTCTGGACGAGATCGGCAACATGTCCTTCAGCGTGCAGGCCAAGTTGCTGCGCGTGCTGGAAGAGGGTTCGTTTATGCGATTGGGCGGAACCCGCACCATCAACGTGGATGTTCGTATCATCGCGGCAACCAACAAGGTTCTGAGAGAAGCCGCAGCCCGTGGCGAGTTCCGCGAAGACCTCTACTACCGCCTGAACGTGATGCCGTTGTTCATCCCTCCGCTGCGCGAGAGGAAAGAAGACGTTCTGCCACTGGCGCTCGACATGATGCAGCGGTACAACAGCGAGCTGAAAAAGAACTTCACAGGATTCACCCCAGGCGCAGCCGAACTGCTGCAGCAATATCCTTGGCCCGGCAACATTCGCGAACTGAAAAACGTTATTGAGCGCACGATGATTCTCGCTGCGGAAGGCGACATCGATGCGGAGTGCCTGCCGGAGGAAATTAGGGAATTCACGCCGGAAACCTCTCCGGCCGAGCGTGCTGTACTTGCTGCGGAAACCCCAGCTGCGGGAGAGGCGTTCGCCACCCTGCGCGAAGTCGAAGAGCGTTACATCAACGAAGTGTTGGTCGCGACCGGCAATAACAAAGCTCAGGCCGCCCGCATCCTCGGTATCCACTCAACTTCTATCTTGCGTCGTCTCAAGAAGAAAGACCTTGAGGACGACGCCCTCGCAGCGGAATCTCCAGCTGCGAAACAAGGTTCGCACTAACAGCACAATTCGCAGCACTGCAAAAAGCGGTGCACCACTGCAAAATGCAGTGCTTTGACAGCACTGCATTTTGCAGCCTTCTCGTAACTCCTTTCCCTTCAAAGCCAAACAGTCACATCGCTGATTGCCATCTACGTGCTCTTTACAGAGCCGGAGGCAGCCTTCACCCGCGCCTAGCTGAACGGCAGGGGTGAACGTCTCGCAGGTTTTGATGGGCGGAGCAAAACGCTGGCTCCGCAATCGCAAGGAGGCAATTATGTCGATCCTATTCGTACTGCTCACATTCCTGCTGGTCATCAGCATCACATACTTCCGCCGTGGCACCGGCAATGTTGCCGTGCAGGTGAAAGAGCCGAATGCGTGGGCGCGCCCCGCCGCACCGCGCATCTCCAAGGAGCAAGGCTTTGATATCCCAAAGGGCTATTGCTTCCATCCGGGACACACATGGGTGCTCGACGAAGGGCGACAGAATGCCCGTATCGGCATTGACAGCTTCGCTTCCAGCCTGATCGGCAAGATTGAGCGCATTGAGGTCGTCGGCCTGAACCGCTGGGTTCGCCAGGGTCAGAAGCTGATGTCGATTACGACCGAGGGTCTCACGGTCGATCTGCTTTCGCCGATCGAAGGCGTCATCACGTCGGTCAACCACGAAGCCATTAAGAATCCGGAACTCACGACGAAAGATCCGTATCGCGACGGCTGGATCTGCGTCGTGAAGTCGCCTGAGCTCTCGACCAACCTGAAGAATCTGGTGACGGGAACGCTGGTCGCGCCCTGGATGCAGAACAGCCTCGGCCATGTTCGCTCGCTGGCGCAGACGCTGGCGCCGGCGCTGGCACAAGATGGTGGAATGCCGGTTAGCGGCCTGCTTGCGCAGCTCGATCCCGGCTCGCAGCGGAAGCTGATCCACGAATTCTTCCTGACATAGCGCTTGAAACGAACTGAGGAGAGGAGGACATCATGGAAAAGAAAGCGATCTTGGTAGATATCAAGCGCTGCGTCGGATGCCAGAGTTGTGAGCAGGCATGCCAGAGAGTTCACGGTTTTCCAGAGCAGCACCAGGCACACTTGTCCGACACGGCGCTGACCGTGGTAGAGCAGCACGGCGAGAAGTTTGTCCGCCGCATGTGTCTGCATTGTGAAGATCCGGCTTGCGCTTCGGCGTGTCTCGTGGGTGCCCTGAAGAAGAGTTCCTTCGGCCCGGTGACCTACGACGCCAAGAAGTGCATGGGCTGCCGTTATTGCATGATTGCGTGCCCGCAAGCGGTGCCGAAGTATGAATGGTCGAAGCTGGCGCCTTATGTAAAGAAGTGCGATATGTGCGCCGAGCGCCAGGCGGCCGGTGAAAAGCCTGCGTGTGTTGAGGCTTGTCCGCTGGATGCCAGCACGGTTGGCAATCGCGAAGACATTCTTAAAGAGGCTTGGAGCCGTGTCCGCTCGGACTCGTCTTACGTGCCCCGGGTCTACGGCGTGGAGGAGTTCGGCGGAACGTCGGTCTTCTACATCTCGGACGTGGCGTTTGAAGAGCTCGGCTTCGTGAAACCAGCGCTTGGCAGCCAACCGCTGCCGACGTTATCGGCTGCGGCATTGGGCGAGACGCCCACGGTCGTGCTCGTCGGCGGATCGATGCTGGCGGCGTTGTACTGGATCACGCAGCGCCGGCGCGACGTAGCACTGGCGGAGTCGCATACCGCGCAACCGAAACAGACGGAAAAGATCGATGAGGGAAGGAGCTAACCATGGCTGCGAAATTACCGAAACTTACGTTGTGGCGCGCAATCACGGCGATCATCTTTATGGTCGGGGCATACGCAGCCTATTTGAGGTTTTTCATCGGATGGCAGGCGAGTACGAACCTGACTGACGCGCAACCTTGGGGTCTGTGGGTCGGCTTTGGAACGCTGTGCGGAGTTGGACTCTCAGCCGGCGGATTCGGCCTCGCGGGTGCCGTATACCTGCTTGGGATGGAGCGTTACCGGCCCATCCTGCGCGCCTCGATCCTGCTGTCGTTCCTGGGCTACTCCACGGTGTGCACCGGCATGTTGTACGAACTCGGATTGCCGTGGCGCATCTGGCATCCACTCATCTACTGGAACGGACACTCTGTCCTGTTCGATGTCTCGATGTGCGTGATGGCATATACCAGCGTGCTGGCGCTCGAGTTCTCGCCATCGCTGATCGAGAAGCTGCCATGGAAAGCTGCGCGCGACTTCTATCTGCACTGGCATCACAAAGTTCTCATCGCGCTGGTACTCGCTGGCGTGCTGCTTTCGTCGATGCACCAATCGTTCCTCGGCGGTCTCTTCCTGATTGCGAAGGGCAAGGTGTATCCGCTCTGGTATAGCCCGTATCTCACAACAATGTTCTATCTTTCAGCGATTCCGGCTGGCATCGCGATGCTGATTGTCGCGCTGTACTTGTGCGTGCGTTCTCTCAACGTTCGTATCGAATACAGCATCCTTGAAGAACTGAGCCGCGTCATGGGAATCATGCTGGGCGTGTACGGCATTTTCCGAGCGATCGACCTGTGGAGAAATCATGCTCTGCAATACCTCTTCACGCGCCGCATTGAGACCGCTTACTTCTGGCTCGAAATCATGTTGCTCGTGATCATCCCCGTCGCCCTGCTTTCGCAAAGCAAGATACGGAATACGCCCAGGGCGCTGTACTGGACTTGTGCAACGGTGGTGATGGGCTTCATGGCAAACCGCCTCAACGTTTCGATCACCGCGATCGATGCGACGACAGGCGCGAACTACTCGCCGAAATGGCCTGAGTTGGCGCTTACGCTGGCAGTCGTCACGGCAGCAGCAGTTGCGTTCCGCCTGGCCGTGATTCATTTGGACATACTGCCAAAGAATGAGCCGAAATCAGCGCGCTGGATCATGAATTCGGCTGAACCGGCAGAGGCGTAAGGCACGGATTGTACCCCGCTGACCTGCACCATGGTCGGGACCCCGGGTTCTGCGCACGGGGTCCCAAGCGGGCCTGGGAGGCGACCATGAATGCGAGCGACCTGATGCCTCCAGCGGCCAGGCTGGATGAATCTCTCGATCCCCAACTCGAATCTCAGCTTCAACTTGATGGCTTATCACGTTGGCTCGATCTGGAAGACTGGATTCTGGAGCGACTTCGTCACAACGAGCGCGAGGCGACCTGCGCGCTTTCACTGATGCGCGACGATGCGCGCGCCGAAAGCTGCATGGCTCTGAGTGTGCAGCACGGCCGCGCTGCTGGACCGGCACTGGCGACGATCAGCTTCTCTCCTGAAACTTACCTGAACGAATTGCGCGCGCAGGCTTATTCCAACAGCATGGCTTGCGCTTTGTACCGGCTTCCGTACTCCGGCGGCGCTGCCGGCATCGTATGTGACCCGCACACATTTAGCGAACGCGAGATGCGCCGCGTCATCCGCGCGGTGAGTCTCAGCGGTTCCGATCTGCTGGGCTGCCGGGCGGTCGCGCTCGTGCCGACGCCGGAGACAAACGAGCACATTGCCGGATGGCTGGCGGCAGAATTCGGCGACACCGAGGCGCGTGTCTCTGTCTCCGGGAAACCGGCCGGTGCTCATGGCATCGACCTTGACCGCCTCCATGCTATGGGCATTGTCGAGGTCGTACGAGAGTCACTGCCCGAGCGTGAGATTGGGATTCGAGGCGCGCGTGTGGCGCTACAGGGCTTTGGTCGCATTGCACGGACGGTTGCTGCGGAACTGCACGGGCTGGGCGCGCGTGTGATTGCCGTGGCCGATGTGTCAGGTGGACTGCTGGATAGGGAAGGTCTGGACATCAACGCCGTCGAGCAGTACGTCATGCGCCAGGGAGTCGTGCTTGGCTATCCCAAGGCGGAACCATTGTGCAATGCCGACGTGCTGGAACTCGATTGCGATGCGCTGGTGCTACTGGCAGCTCCATGGCAGATTACTGCTCGGAATGCAGACGGCATCCGCGCCAAAGTCATCGTCGAGGGTGTCCCGCACGGCTTGACCGAAACAGCGCGAGAGCAGCTCGATGCGCGCGGCACGATCATGGCGTCATCGATCTTTTGCTTAGGTGCGCGTCTGTTCGCAGCTTCTCTGGAATTGAGCAGCGGGGAACAGGCGAACGCGACGCGGCCGGCCTATAATGCTCTCGTGCGGCGTAGGGTACGTCGTGCATTTTCCGAAATTCGCGAAGCGAAACGGCACTGGCAGACGAACCTTTGGATCACGGCCGAAATGCTTGCGGTCGACCGCCTCGCGTGTGAATTGCGCGAGCAGGGGTTGGGTTTATAACCCGCTGGGAGGATACGCGGGTGATTGTGGGAATTGGAACTTGAAACTCTACGCCGGTCTCGGCAAGTCACCCTGTCCGGTGACTGGAGTCACAGCAAGTTTGTTTCTCTGGACGTGTAATGCCGACGGCCACGTGGAACATCGATAGCTCCGCAGCTTGAGGTTTCCCCGTAACTGATGCTGCGTCTTATTTGTGGCTGTTGAAGCGCTGTTCTAAAACCTGATTTGTTCCGGCCCTGACACGCCTCCCTTAATCCGATGGAGGAGTCAATGGAATCGGCGAAACCCGCGACCGGCGATTTGGTCATGTGTCCCTCACGTAGTGGACATGGGAGCCCGGAGCGAGTTCCTGCGATTCCCAGACTCCAGGATTTCAATCGCACTCTCCAAAACTACATAGACAAAATTGCTGATCCTCCACAGGTGCGCGACCGAAACGTGGCCTATGGACCGGGAAGCGGGAGGGGTGCGTCTTTGCGCCGGGCAAGTTGATTGCTGGAGCGAGCAGCAAGCGCTCTGGCGTGTGAGCAACAAGGAGGAAATTCCAATGAGTGCTGGCATTGTGACGCCGGGAACGAAAGCCCCGGGCGACTACATCGAACAAGTAATGTCCCAGGTGAAGGCAAAGAACCCTGCCGAACCGGAATTCCACCAGGCAGTTATGGAAGTATTCCAGTCGTTGAGCCTAGTGCTGCAACGGCATTCCGAGTACAAATCTGCACGGATCCTTGAGCGCCTCGTAGAGCCCGAACGGGTCATCATGTTCCGTGTTCCCTGGTTTGACGATCACGGCAACGTTCAGGTCAATCGTGGCTTCCGCATCGAGATGAACAGCGCAATCGGTCCCTACAAGGGCGGCCTGCGCTTCCATCCATCCGTCAACCTAGGCATCCTGAAATTCCTGGCGTTCGAGCAGGTGTTCAAGAACTCGCTGACAACGCTGCCGATCGGCGGCGGCAAGGGAGGTTCGGACTTCGATCCGAAGGGCAAGAGCGACAACGAAGTGATGCGCTTCTGCCAGAGTTTCATGACCGAACTGGCGCGCCACATCGGACCCGACACGGACGTACCTGCGGGCGACATTGGCGTAGGCGGACGCGAAATCGGCTTCTTGTTCGGCCAGTACAAGCGCGTGCGCAATGAGTTCTCCGGCGTTCTGACCGGCAAGGGCTTGGCCTGGGGCGGTTCGCTGATTCGTCCGGAAGCGACCGGCTACGGCAGCGTCTACTTTGCTGACGAAATGCTGAAGTCACGCAAGGACAGCCTGGAAGGCAAGCTCTGCCTGGTCTCCGGGAGCGGCAATGTTTCCCAGTACACAATCGAGAAGCTGCTCGACTTCGGCGCGAAGCCGTTAACCGCATCCGACTCCGACGGCGCAATCTTCGATCCGGACGGCATCGACCGCGAGAAGCTCTCGTACATCATGTCCCTGAAAAACGTTCGCCGTGGCCGCATGCGCGAGTATGCCGAGCAGTATAAGAAGGCGATCTTCATGCCTTCCGATGCGAAGCTGGGCTACAACCCGCTTTGGAACGTCAAAGCCGACTGCGCATTCCCGAGCGCCACACAGAACGAGATCAATGCGAAAGATGCTGCGAACCTCATCAAGAACGGCTGCAAACTCATTTCCGAGGGCGCGAATATGCCGAGCACGCTCGAGGCGACCAAGCAGTTCCTGGAAGCTGGTCTTCTGTATGGACCGGCGAAGGCTGCCAACGCTGGTGGCGTGGCAACGTCTGGTCTCGAAATGTCCCAGAACAGCATGAGGCTGAACTGGAGTCGGGATGAGGTGGACGATCGGTTGCACAAAATCATGATCGCCATTCACAAGAACTGTTACGAAACGGCCGAGGCCTACGGGACTCCCGGCAATCTCGTCAACGGCGCAAACATCGCGGGCTTCCTCAAGGTTGCCAATGCGATGCTGGACCAGGGGCTCGTCTAAGTCTTATGTGCGGATGGCGCGGGGTGGACACTGTCCACCCCGCGCGTGTCTATTGACGACGAACTCACGGACATCCTCGATGGCTACGCAGAACGTACCCGAACCACCTATTGCCGCGGAGCAACTCTTCGACGGCTTCGAAAACCTGATGCCCTTCCGGGTGCAGGACATCCTGCTGGTTTCCAGCCTGTATGACTCCTTCATTCTTCGCGAAGATGGAAGGCTGAATGAACTGCTAATGGGCGAATCGCTTGAGCTTGATCTCAAGCACGTTCCCGCCATGACACACGTCTCGACCGGCGCAGAAGCGCTGGAACTGGCCCGCTCGCAACCCCGCTTCAACCTGATCGTGACGAACCTGGAACTGGGTGACATGGATGCGGCCCAACTGGCTCGCGAGGTTAAGAATGCCGGGCTGGATGTTCCTGTCGTCGTGCTGACCTACGACTACCGAGAAATCAAGGAATTTATCGCCCGTAATCCAGCCACTGACATTGAGCGCATTTTCCTGTGGCAGGGCAATGCTCGCATTCTCATTGCGATCGTCAAGTGGATCGAAGACAAACGCAACGTGCCTCATGATACAAGCACGATCGGCGTTCCGGTCATCCTGGTTGTGGAGGACAACATACGGTATTACTCCTCCTTCCTGCCGGTTATTTACACCGAACTGATTACGCAGTCGCGCCGCCTCATACGGGAAGGCATCAACGTGGCGCACAAGTTAGTTCGCATGAGAGCGCGCCCCAAGATTCTGCTTTGCTGCAACTATGAAGACGCAATGGAACAGGTGTTGAAGTATCGTGATTACCTGTTCGGCGTCGTGTCCGACGTGGAGTTCCCGCGAGGCGGTGAACTTACGCCCGAGGCAGGATTCGACTTGGCGCGAATGGTGCGCGGCATCGTGCCCGATGTGCCTATCGCACTTCAGTCCAGTCGCACAGAGTTTCTCTCGCGTGCGCAGGCCGAGGGCTACTCGTTCCTGCGCAAGCGTTCGCCCACGCTTCTCACCGACTTGCAGAGACTCATGACCGAGAAGTTTGGGTTTGGCGATTTCGTTTTCCGCCTGCCGGATGGAAGAGAAGTGGCGAGGGCAGGCGACCTGAATGGATTGGAGGCATTGCTGCAACAAGTCCCGGCGGAGACGATCGCATACCATAGCGAACGAAATCACTTTTCGCATTGGCTGATGGCGAGAACAGAATTCGCGCTCGCGCAAAGATTACGACCGCGAAGGGTTTCTGATTTCGCCACCTACGAGGACCTGCGACACGACCTGATCGAGGAGATTGCAGACTATCGACGCGAGCAGACAGAGGTTCTCATCGGTGATTTCGAACCCTCCACGTTCAAGGCAACAGATACGTGCTTCTTGCGCATAGGGGGAGGTTCGCTTGGCGGGAAAGCCCGCGGACTTGCCTTCGTCAGGCACCTGCTGCACAGAAGGGGGATCGGGCACCGCTTTGCCGGAGTGCGAGTCGCAGTGCCGCAAACCGTCGTGCTCGCCACCGATGCATTCGACAACTTTCTCACCGAGAACAACTTGCTCGACTTCGCAATCCGTAGCACGGATGATGCCGAAATCGAGCGGCGCTTCCTCGCGGCAGAGTTGCCCGGGTTTATCCGCGAGGCCCTGTCGGCCTTTCTGCGAGAGGTTCATTACCCGGTCGCAGTGCGCTCCTCCAGCTTGCTGGAGGATTCGCAGTACCAGCCTTTTACGGGCGTGTACGAGACGTTCATGCTGGCCAACCAGCATCCAGACATCGCCGTGCGCCTGGAACACTTGATAGAGGCCGTCAAGCGCGTCTATGCGTCCACCTTCAGCCAGCAGGCAAAGGCGTATGTGCGAGCGACTCCGTATCGGCTCGAAGAAGAGAAGATGGCGGTCATCCTCCAGCAAGTTGTCGGCGCGGCTCACGGCCCACGCTTCTATCCGGATTTTTCAGGCGTCGTGCGCTCGCGCAACTTCTATCCGGTGGCACCCATGACCTATCGCGACGGAATCGCGGCCATCGCGTTAGGACTAGGCCGCACCGTGGTGAACGGAGAGAAGTGCCTGACATTCTGTCCGCGTTATCCGCGGCACGCGATTCAGTTCTCGTCAGTGGAAGACATCCTGGCGAACTCGCAGACTGAGTTCTGGGCTCTTGAGCTTGATCGCGCGGAGCGGAAAGAAGATCGCCTCGCCGACCTGCGCGAAGTGAGATTCGGATTGGATGTTGCAGAGAACGACGGGACGTTGCACATGCTCGGCTCCACTTACGAAATGGACAACCACGCCGTGTACGACGGACTCAGCAGGCATGGAGTACGCATCGTGAGCTTTGCTCCTGTGCTCAAGCACGGTGTGTTTCCGCTGTCTATGCTGCTCGACCATCTCATCAGGACCGGAGAAGAGGCGCTTGACCGCCCCGTGGAGATAGAGTTTGCCGGACGGTTGCCACGCCACGAAGGTGATTGCGCCGAGTTCGGCTTCCTGCAAATGCGACCGCTCGTGCTCTCACGCGAACGGGAGGAATTGCGGATGGAGGAAGTGGAACCAAAGCGACTCGTCTGCCAAAGCTCAAAGGTGCTGGGACACGGCCGCATGCAGGATTTGCGCGATGTGGTTGTAGTGGATTTTCATCGCTTCGAGCGCGCACGCAGCCACGAAGTGGGACAGTGGGTGGCAGACTTCAACGCGAAGCTTACGGAACGGGGTACGCCCTATCTGCTGATCGGTGTTGGCCGATGGGGATCAAGCGATCCGTGGCTCGGCATCCCGATCACCTGGGCTGAAATCTCAGGAGCCCGCGCAATCGTTGAAGCTGGATTCCGGGATTTCCGCGTCACGCCCTCGCAAGGAAGCCACTTCTTTCAGAACCTTACTGCATTTCAGGTCGGCTACTTCACAGTGAATCCTGACGCGGGCGATGGTTTGGTCGACTGGGAGTGGCTGGCGTCGCAGGCAGCGGTCGAGGAGCAGGGATGTGTTCGGCATCTACACTTTGAGTCGCCGTTGCAGGTGACGATGAATGGGAAAACCGGACAAGGCGTCATTTACAAACCAGAACCGACGCACTAGCCGAGCCTGAATGGTAATGTTGAATGGGAACGGCGCAGCTTTTGGCTGCGCCGTTTGTGTTTCACGCAGCCGAGACGACTGCGCAATTTTCTGCATTTCTATTTCGCGCCGGTCTGTGTTGCACCAGCATTCGTGGGGCCTGCGAGCACATCGGCTGGCATCTTCCAGCCGGGCTTCGCGTTGGCAGCCGCGTTCTGTTCGTCGAGCCACTTCTTCAGCGGTGCGAAGTACTCCATCATGGCGTTAGCGTCCATCTTGTCTTCGCCAGTCAGGGCTTTCAGGGCTTCAGGCCACGGGCGGCTCATGCCCATTGCGAGCATGTTATTCAGGCGTTCGCCGGCTTTCTTGTCGTTGAAGAAACTGCAACGGTGCATCGGCCCGGTCTGCCCGGCTTCTTTACACATTGCGCGGTAGAACTGGAACTGAAGAATCCGCGCAAGGAAATACCGCGTGTAGGGGACGTTCGCCGGAACGTGATACTTCGCGCCGGGATCGAAGTCCTGTTCGCTGCGGGCGACTGGCGGCGCAACGCCCTGGTATTTTTCCCGAAGCTCCCACCAGCCCTTGTTGTAGTCGGCGGGCTTCACTTCCCCAGCCATCACCTTCCAGCGCCACTGGTCGAT
This region of Clostridia bacterium genomic DNA includes:
- a CDS encoding PEP/pyruvate-binding domain-containing protein → MATQNVPEPPIAAEQLFDGFENLMPFRVQDILLVSSLYDSFILREDGRLNELLMGESLELDLKHVPAMTHVSTGAEALELARSQPRFNLIVTNLELGDMDAAQLAREVKNAGLDVPVVVLTYDYREIKEFIARNPATDIERIFLWQGNARILIAIVKWIEDKRNVPHDTSTIGVPVILVVEDNIRYYSSFLPVIYTELITQSRRLIREGINVAHKLVRMRARPKILLCCNYEDAMEQVLKYRDYLFGVVSDVEFPRGGELTPEAGFDLARMVRGIVPDVPIALQSSRTEFLSRAQAEGYSFLRKRSPTLLTDLQRLMTEKFGFGDFVFRLPDGREVARAGDLNGLEALLQQVPAETIAYHSERNHFSHWLMARTEFALAQRLRPRRVSDFATYEDLRHDLIEEIADYRREQTEVLIGDFEPSTFKATDTCFLRIGGGSLGGKARGLAFVRHLLHRRGIGHRFAGVRVAVPQTVVLATDAFDNFLTENNLLDFAIRSTDDAEIERRFLAAELPGFIREALSAFLREVHYPVAVRSSSLLEDSQYQPFTGVYETFMLANQHPDIAVRLEHLIEAVKRVYASTFSQQAKAYVRATPYRLEEEKMAVILQQVVGAAHGPRFYPDFSGVVRSRNFYPVAPMTYRDGIAAIALGLGRTVVNGEKCLTFCPRYPRHAIQFSSVEDILANSQTEFWALELDRAERKEDRLADLREVRFGLDVAENDGTLHMLGSTYEMDNHAVYDGLSRHGVRIVSFAPVLKHGVFPLSMLLDHLIRTGEEALDRPVEIEFAGRLPRHEGDCAEFGFLQMRPLVLSREREELRMEEVEPKRLVCQSSKVLGHGRMQDLRDVVVVDFHRFERARSHEVGQWVADFNAKLTERGTPYLLIGVGRWGSSDPWLGIPITWAEISGARAIVEAGFRDFRVTPSQGSHFFQNLTAFQVGYFTVNPDAGDGLVDWEWLASQAAVEEQGCVRHLHFESPLQVTMNGKTGQGVIYKPEPTH